The following coding sequences are from one Comamonas koreensis window:
- a CDS encoding bactofilin family protein, with protein MAVQNPFFGGRRDNDSSASKFMGGNASSTSGSTLPSTAAGSASSVLGGNLSGHKADEPSNLSPTSSYTSTVTTDTTAGTGSKLTVGPNIKLKGVEITDCDTLVVEGTVEATMDSRVIQIAAEGAFRGSAEIDIAEIHGEFEGNLTVRDKLVIFGSGRVHGKIRYGKVIIEEGGQLTGEIECSNSTRKTVAASTTTNKTEKPAESLA; from the coding sequence CCTCCAAATTCATGGGAGGCAATGCTTCGAGTACTTCGGGCAGCACCTTGCCCAGCACCGCAGCGGGCTCTGCCAGCTCCGTGCTCGGCGGCAACCTGAGCGGCCACAAGGCCGACGAGCCCAGCAACCTCTCTCCTACCTCTTCCTACACCAGCACCGTGACCACTGACACCACCGCCGGCACCGGCAGCAAACTGACTGTTGGCCCCAATATCAAGCTCAAGGGCGTTGAGATCACCGATTGCGACACCTTGGTGGTGGAAGGCACGGTCGAGGCCACGATGGATTCGCGCGTGATCCAGATTGCCGCAGAAGGGGCCTTCCGTGGCTCGGCGGAGATCGATATCGCCGAAATCCATGGCGAATTCGAAGGCAACCTGACGGTGCGCGACAAGCTGGTGATTTTTGGCAGCGGCCGTGTGCACGGCAAGATCCGCTACGGCAAGGTCATCATCGAAGAAGGTGGTCAGCTGACCGGCGAGATCGAGTGCTCCAACAGCACGCGCAAAACCGTGGCCGCCAGCACCACGACCAACAAGACGGAAAAGCCCGCCGAAAGCCTGGCTTGA
- a CDS encoding ABCB family ABC transporter ATP-binding protein/permease, whose translation MRRYAEAPAATSPTPSDGKNLTAGDGRTLKRLLPYLWTYKWRVLAALVLMVGAKVANVGVPVLLKHVVDALDIRPGQPQALLVVPVGLLLAYGGLRLLTSVFGELRELVFSKATQGAARAIALQTFEHLHAMSLRFHLERQTGGMTRDIERGVKGVESLISYSLYSIVPTLIELALVLGILAVQFDIWFAIITIVALTVYITFTVVVTQWRTHFRREANLIDSSAHSKAIDSLLNYETVKYFNNEAFEAQRYDGDLEKLRRSRLKSQSSLSLLNSGQQLIIAVALVAMLWRATQGVVDGRLSLGDLVMINAFMIQLYIPLNFLGTLYREIKQSLTDLDRMFVLMDQQREVADAPTAQPLALQAEPELRFDDVHFAYHPDRPILQGLSFVVPAGKTVAVVGPSGAGKSTLARLIFRFYDVQAGAIRIAGQDIRDLTQDSLRRAIGIVPQDTVLFNDTVAYNIAYGRPGASQQEIVQAAQAARIHTMIAASPEGYATRVGERGLKLSGGEKQRVAIARTLLKNPPILIFDEATSALDSANERAIQQELQKAAQGKTTLVIAHRLSTVVDAHEILVMDAGRIVERGTHAQLLAQGARYASMWALQRNQVQQ comes from the coding sequence ATGCGACGTTATGCCGAGGCGCCCGCCGCCACAAGCCCTACCCCTAGTGATGGAAAAAATCTGACCGCTGGCGACGGCCGTACCTTGAAGCGACTGCTGCCGTATTTGTGGACCTACAAGTGGCGGGTGCTCGCCGCCCTGGTGCTGATGGTGGGGGCCAAGGTGGCCAATGTCGGCGTGCCGGTACTGCTCAAGCATGTGGTCGATGCGCTCGATATCCGGCCCGGCCAACCCCAGGCCTTGCTGGTGGTGCCGGTGGGACTGCTGCTGGCCTACGGGGGCCTGCGGCTTTTGACCTCGGTGTTTGGCGAGCTGCGCGAGCTGGTGTTCTCCAAAGCCACGCAGGGCGCCGCGCGCGCAATTGCGCTGCAGACCTTTGAGCATCTGCATGCGATGAGCCTGCGCTTTCACCTCGAGCGCCAGACCGGCGGCATGACGCGCGATATCGAGCGCGGCGTCAAAGGGGTGGAATCCCTCATCTCCTACTCGCTCTACAGCATCGTGCCCACCTTGATCGAGCTGGCGCTGGTGCTGGGCATTCTGGCCGTGCAGTTCGATATCTGGTTTGCCATCATCACCATCGTTGCGCTCACGGTCTACATCACGTTCACCGTGGTGGTCACCCAGTGGCGCACGCATTTTCGGCGCGAGGCGAACCTGATCGACTCCTCGGCGCACAGCAAGGCGATTGACTCGCTGCTGAACTACGAGACGGTGAAATACTTCAACAACGAGGCCTTTGAAGCCCAGCGCTATGACGGGGATCTGGAAAAACTGCGCCGCTCGCGCCTCAAGAGCCAAAGCAGCCTGAGCCTGCTCAACAGTGGCCAGCAGCTGATCATTGCAGTCGCGCTGGTCGCAATGCTGTGGCGTGCCACCCAGGGCGTGGTCGACGGCCGGCTCAGCCTGGGCGATCTGGTGATGATCAATGCCTTCATGATCCAGCTGTACATTCCGCTCAATTTCCTGGGCACCTTGTACCGCGAGATCAAGCAAAGCCTGACCGACCTGGACCGCATGTTTGTGCTGATGGACCAGCAGCGCGAGGTGGCTGATGCGCCGACGGCCCAGCCGCTGGCGCTGCAGGCCGAGCCTGAGCTGCGTTTTGACGACGTGCATTTTGCCTACCACCCGGATCGCCCCATTTTGCAGGGCCTGAGCTTTGTCGTGCCTGCGGGCAAGACCGTCGCGGTGGTGGGCCCTTCGGGCGCCGGCAAATCCACGCTCGCGCGGTTGATCTTTCGTTTTTACGATGTGCAGGCGGGCGCCATCCGCATTGCGGGCCAGGACATCCGCGATCTGACGCAGGACAGCCTGCGCCGAGCGATCGGCATCGTGCCGCAGGACACAGTGCTGTTCAATGACACCGTCGCCTACAACATCGCCTATGGCCGACCCGGCGCATCGCAACAGGAGATCGTGCAGGCTGCGCAGGCCGCGCGCATCCACACGATGATCGCGGCCTCACCCGAAGGCTATGCCACCCGTGTGGGTGAGCGCGGGCTCAAGCTCTCGGGCGGCGAAAAGCAGCGCGTGGCCATTGCCCGCACCTTGCTCAAGAACCCGCCGATCCTCATCTTTGACGAGGCCACCTCGGCGCTGGACTCGGCCAACGAGCGCGCCATCCAGCAGGAGCTGCAAAAGGCCGCGCAGGGCAAGACCACCTTGGTGATTGCCCACCGCCTGTCCACCGTGGTGGATGCGCATGAAATCCTGGTGATGGACGCCGGCCGCATTGTGGAGCGCGGCACCCATGCGCAGCTGCTGGCGCAGGGTGCGCGCTATGCCAGCATGTGGGCCTTGCAGCGCAACCAGGTGCAGCAGTAG
- a CDS encoding acyl-CoA thioesterase has protein sequence MNTPRTASNALPQDKELVLRVVPMPADCNANGDIFGGWVMSQVDLGGSVLPLRHSRGRTVTVAVNEFIFKQPVRVGDILSFYAKLVRVGTTSMTVQVEVFAERLSKQGQFFKVTEATLTYVAIDDEGHPRTVPPLPV, from the coding sequence ATGAATACCCCACGCACCGCATCCAACGCGCTTCCCCAGGACAAAGAGCTGGTTTTGCGCGTGGTTCCCATGCCCGCCGACTGCAATGCCAACGGCGATATCTTTGGCGGCTGGGTCATGTCGCAGGTGGATCTGGGCGGCTCGGTACTGCCGCTGCGCCACTCGCGCGGCCGCACCGTCACCGTGGCGGTCAATGAATTCATCTTCAAGCAGCCCGTGCGCGTGGGCGACATCCTGTCGTTCTACGCCAAGCTGGTGCGTGTGGGCACGACCTCGATGACGGTTCAGGTCGAGGTGTTTGCCGAGCGCCTGTCCAAGCAAGGCCAGTTCTTCAAGGTGACCGAGGCGACCTTGACCTATGTCGCCATCGATGACGAAGGCCATCCCCGCACCGTGCCTCCGCTGCCGGTCTGA